The proteins below are encoded in one region of Halocatena salina:
- a CDS encoding MutS-related protein, protein MELETVPGVGARTAEQLSVLDDPERALREGDVTTIARAPNISEGRAARIARNAIRERHEDQAEFLQTDRARELYQSALSLLQERAVTDHARKHLETLYPSTTRSRIEEVRAFVTEAIDHEPGPAVIEALSDVSPIESPTELRVRERCIATADAETYARAEQQFPALSVELVDDARDLSELARGYSTVIAVDETFAGLDLGENVRVRPDAFDRVDEIVPERLLAFFATNRDRLRAAASVHEIAGLDPPCDLDTLDGCLERLNGDGTITGDDELARLQRALDDLDAAIATAERVANDQLREAIQERDVTIEGADLLSLVEQGARVDSLLERELSEEFTEAIEAAREHLCETLAVEEYDAIAERVFPDEPAFPVERRPETVSQLRSELTAARDRRAERLKSDLASELSVLRDPAETLVGRALELDVKLAISRFAREFDCTMPIIDNDGTGTNTGVHIEGGRSPLLDVPFRAVEPVDYAVEGNAILSGVNSGGKTSLIDLVGFIVILAQMGLPVPADHVRLERFDSLYYQAKSQGTLDAGAFEATLRSFGDLVAGTGTRLILVDELESITEPGASAKIIAGILGALNEQGATSVFVSHLAEEVQVAADIDVQIDGIEAIGLVDGQLEVNRSPVKGRLARSTPELIVEKLATADETEHQFYERLLARFDDPE, encoded by the coding sequence ATGGAGTTGGAGACCGTTCCGGGCGTCGGCGCGAGGACCGCCGAGCAGTTGTCTGTGCTTGATGATCCCGAGCGTGCGCTCCGAGAGGGGGATGTGACGACGATCGCACGGGCACCGAACATCAGCGAAGGGCGCGCGGCCCGCATCGCTCGCAACGCTATCCGTGAGCGACACGAGGATCAGGCGGAGTTCCTCCAAACCGATCGCGCGCGCGAGCTGTATCAGTCGGCGCTGTCGTTGCTCCAAGAGCGCGCTGTGACCGACCACGCCCGAAAACACCTCGAAACGCTGTATCCGAGCACCACTCGGTCACGCATCGAGGAAGTCAGGGCGTTCGTGACCGAGGCCATCGACCACGAACCGGGGCCAGCGGTGATCGAGGCGTTGTCCGACGTATCACCCATCGAGTCTCCCACCGAACTGCGAGTGCGCGAGCGGTGTATCGCAACCGCCGACGCCGAAACGTACGCCCGTGCTGAACAACAGTTTCCAGCGCTGTCGGTAGAACTGGTCGATGACGCCCGCGATCTCTCCGAGCTGGCCCGTGGTTACTCGACGGTGATCGCGGTTGATGAGACGTTCGCCGGGTTGGATCTCGGGGAGAACGTGCGAGTTCGTCCGGACGCGTTCGATCGAGTCGACGAGATCGTCCCCGAACGACTGCTCGCGTTCTTCGCAACGAATCGGGATCGCTTGCGCGCTGCCGCATCCGTCCACGAGATCGCAGGCCTCGATCCGCCGTGCGATCTCGACACACTCGATGGCTGTCTCGAACGCTTGAACGGGGATGGGACGATCACAGGCGATGATGAACTCGCCCGACTCCAACGCGCACTCGACGATCTCGACGCGGCGATCGCCACCGCCGAACGCGTGGCAAACGACCAGCTGCGGGAAGCGATCCAAGAACGTGACGTCACTATCGAGGGGGCCGATCTCCTCTCACTCGTCGAGCAAGGCGCACGCGTCGATTCGTTGCTCGAACGCGAGCTGTCCGAGGAATTCACCGAGGCAATCGAGGCAGCCCGAGAGCACCTGTGTGAGACGCTTGCTGTGGAGGAGTACGACGCCATCGCGGAGCGGGTGTTTCCGGACGAACCGGCGTTCCCGGTCGAACGACGCCCCGAAACCGTTTCACAACTCCGATCGGAATTGACGGCTGCTCGCGATCGCCGGGCCGAGCGATTGAAATCCGATCTCGCGTCCGAACTGTCCGTGCTCCGAGATCCTGCCGAGACGCTCGTCGGGCGGGCGCTCGAACTCGATGTCAAACTTGCTATCTCGCGGTTCGCTCGGGAGTTCGACTGTACGATGCCCATCATTGATAACGATGGAACGGGAACGAACACCGGCGTTCACATCGAAGGCGGACGCTCTCCGCTGCTCGACGTTCCGTTTCGAGCAGTCGAACCGGTCGATTACGCTGTCGAGGGCAACGCGATCCTCTCGGGGGTAAACAGTGGTGGGAAAACCTCGCTGATCGATCTCGTCGGATTCATCGTGATCCTCGCCCAGATGGGGCTCCCCGTCCCCGCGGATCATGTCCGTCTCGAACGGTTCGATTCGTTGTACTATCAAGCCAAAAGTCAAGGTACCCTCGATGCGGGGGCATTTGAAGCGACGCTCCGCTCGTTCGGCGATCTCGTCGCCGGTACAGGAACCCGTCTGATCCTCGTCGACGAACTGGAGAGCATCACCGAACCGGGGGCCAGCGCGAAGATCATCGCTGGAATCCTCGGGGCACTGAACGAACAAGGGGCCACCAGCGTGTTCGTTTCGCATCTGGCCGAAGAAGTTCAAGTCGCCGCCGACATCGACGTGCAGATCGACGGAATCGAGGCCATTGGGCTCGTAGACGGCCAGTTAGAAGTCAACCGTTCGCCCGTCAAAGGACGACTGGCACGATCGACGCCAGAACTCATCGTCGAAAAGCTCGCCACCGCCGACGAAACTGAACACCAATTTTACGAGCGGCTGCTGGCACGGTTCGACGATCCTGAGTGA
- a CDS encoding sodium-dependent transporter, with protein sequence MVERETWISRAGFIFAAVGSAVGLGNIWRFPWLTAQNGGSAFLLVYLIIVLGVGVPGLLASFVIGRRSKRNPVGAFKSLGGGRVWTALGGLCVVTSIVLISFYTVVGGWILRYLLESFTGAYFTQPAAHFDSIAFGTQAFFYQVVFLLVTVVVVMAGVRKGIEATTKLMTPAIILLLGGLAVWAFYQPDTASGYEFYLAFDVQYLADNFIAVLGAAAGQALFTLSIGSGTMLTYASYLEEDRSLPADGSIIALLNLGVGVLAGLVVFPLLFSFVGEPTGGGTGALFVSIAGAFATLPGGRLIGGLFFFTILLAALSSSISMLEIPVAYLVDEFDYDRPQATGGLFALVLGAGAINAFDSNVFEIVAGPIVNQLLTLGLIGFMLYTAWILGDEAVEEFTKGGGTIARTVGVPWRYTVGTILPLFLLFSFYTNVISLLGISLPPVAVVGLTVLTGLPVTGSLFQAGRPNND encoded by the coding sequence ATGGTAGAACGAGAAACCTGGATTTCGCGGGCGGGATTCATCTTCGCGGCCGTCGGGAGTGCGGTCGGTCTCGGAAACATCTGGCGATTCCCGTGGCTGACCGCACAGAACGGTGGCAGCGCGTTTTTACTCGTGTATCTGATCATCGTGCTCGGCGTCGGCGTGCCGGGGTTGTTGGCGTCGTTCGTCATCGGTCGACGCTCGAAACGAAACCCAGTGGGGGCGTTCAAATCGCTCGGGGGTGGGCGTGTCTGGACAGCATTGGGTGGACTCTGTGTCGTCACGTCGATCGTGCTCATCTCCTTTTACACCGTCGTCGGCGGGTGGATCCTTCGGTATCTCCTCGAAAGCTTCACTGGCGCATACTTCACTCAACCGGCGGCTCATTTCGACAGCATCGCCTTTGGCACGCAGGCGTTTTTCTATCAGGTGGTCTTTTTGCTCGTGACCGTCGTGGTCGTCATGGCTGGCGTTCGAAAAGGGATCGAAGCGACGACCAAACTCATGACACCGGCCATCATACTACTTCTGGGTGGGTTGGCGGTGTGGGCGTTCTACCAGCCCGACACCGCCAGCGGGTACGAGTTTTATCTCGCGTTCGACGTGCAGTATCTCGCTGATAACTTCATCGCAGTGTTGGGTGCAGCGGCTGGGCAGGCGCTTTTTACGCTCTCGATCGGCAGCGGAACGATGCTTACGTATGCGTCCTACCTCGAAGAGGATCGATCATTACCGGCTGATGGATCGATCATCGCCCTGTTGAACCTCGGCGTCGGCGTGCTTGCGGGGTTGGTCGTCTTTCCCTTGCTGTTCTCGTTCGTGGGTGAACCGACCGGCGGCGGTACCGGCGCGCTGTTCGTGAGCATCGCGGGCGCGTTCGCTACCCTGCCAGGTGGCCGACTCATCGGCGGGCTGTTCTTTTTCACGATTCTACTGGCAGCGCTCTCGAGTTCGATCAGCATGCTCGAAATCCCCGTTGCGTATCTCGTCGACGAGTTCGACTACGACCGCCCTCAGGCTACGGGTGGACTGTTCGCTCTGGTTTTGGGTGCAGGAGCGATCAACGCGTTCGATTCGAACGTGTTCGAAATCGTCGCCGGGCCGATCGTAAACCAACTGCTTACGCTCGGTCTCATCGGCTTTATGCTCTACACCGCGTGGATACTCGGTGATGAAGCCGTCGAGGAATTCACCAAGGGGGGTGGAACGATCGCGCGAACGGTGGGCGTGCCGTGGCGGTACACCGTCGGAACGATACTCCCGTTGTTCCTGCTGTTTTCGTTCTATACGAACGTCATCAGTCTCCTCGGAATCTCACTTCCACCGGTGGCGGTTGTGGGATTAACAGTCCTTACCGGCCTCCCGGTTACTGGATCGCTTTTCCAGGCTGGTCGCCCGAATAACGATTAA
- a CDS encoding CAP domain-containing protein, giving the protein MRQPIGRFVAVVMRLLFGVILVSVLLSVAISMGAIDIDSTDNGTIDTPEPLPDWPLVWEVPVDTELETEQPPRPDPVETTNESKPHTVDPGPTRLNTGGTSIQSDAIETRIHDRINTIRSENDLSLLDHNDEIASIGRTYSYDMAERGYFSHVSPEGEGPDDRLSGLYPSTCRAVGENLAYVGIAGATDADELAERIVTGWMNSKGHRENVLTGRWDSHGIGVYIGDQRVYATQNFCDEW; this is encoded by the coding sequence ATGCGCCAACCGATCGGTCGCTTCGTCGCTGTTGTGATGCGGCTCCTGTTCGGTGTCATCCTTGTATCGGTGCTACTCTCGGTGGCCATCTCGATGGGAGCGATCGACATCGATTCGACAGATAATGGAACCATAGACACGCCGGAGCCGCTTCCGGACTGGCCACTCGTGTGGGAGGTGCCGGTCGACACGGAACTCGAAACCGAGCAGCCACCACGGCCCGACCCTGTCGAGACCACGAACGAAAGCAAGCCACATACGGTAGATCCGGGACCAACGCGCCTCAATACCGGCGGGACATCGATTCAGTCCGATGCGATCGAAACACGCATCCATGACCGAATCAATACGATCCGCTCCGAGAACGACCTCTCTCTCCTCGATCATAACGATGAGATTGCTAGCATCGGCCGGACCTACAGCTACGATATGGCCGAACGGGGGTATTTCAGCCACGTTAGTCCTGAAGGGGAAGGCCCTGATGACCGGTTGAGTGGCCTGTATCCGAGCACGTGTCGGGCTGTCGGTGAGAACCTCGCGTACGTCGGTATTGCCGGTGCTACTGATGCTGACGAACTCGCAGAACGGATCGTCACCGGCTGGATGAACTCGAAGGGACACCGTGAGAACGTTCTCACTGGTCGATGGGACAGCCACGGTATCGGTGTCTACATCGGTGACCAGCGGGTGTACGCGACACAGAACTTCTGTGATGAGTGGTGA
- the dgoD gene encoding galactonate dehydratase, with product MEIVEYELFEVPPRWLFLKVSTDTGLVGWGEPIVEGRAKSVRSAVEELMDTYLIGTDPQHIEKHWQTMYRGGFYRGGPVLMSAIAGIDQALWDIKGKQYDAPVYELLGGRARDRIRVYQWIGGDEPSEVGRAAREKVDAGFTALKMNGTAKVRHIDTPAVVDDAVRRLSEVRDTVGEDIDIAVDFHGRVSKSMAKRLVEALDPYDPMFIEEPVLPEHEEALPAIAECTTTPIATGERMFSRWDFKNLLEQGVVDLIQPDLSHAGGITEVHKIASMAEAYDVAIAPHCPLGPIALASCVQVDATSPNALIQEQSLDIHYNEGSDETEYLSDPTLFEYEEGYIDLPTEPGLGIRIDEKTVRERAQEDVDWHNPVWEYPDGSIAEW from the coding sequence ATGGAGATCGTAGAGTACGAGCTGTTCGAGGTTCCGCCACGATGGCTGTTTCTCAAGGTATCGACGGATACGGGACTCGTAGGTTGGGGTGAGCCGATCGTTGAAGGACGAGCGAAATCCGTCCGAAGCGCTGTCGAAGAGCTGATGGACACCTATCTGATCGGGACTGATCCTCAGCACATCGAGAAACACTGGCAGACGATGTATCGCGGCGGCTTCTACCGGGGCGGTCCCGTGTTGATGTCGGCGATTGCCGGAATCGATCAGGCTCTCTGGGACATCAAAGGCAAACAGTACGACGCTCCCGTCTACGAGCTGCTCGGCGGGCGAGCACGGGACCGCATCCGAGTGTATCAGTGGATCGGCGGCGATGAACCGTCCGAAGTGGGAAGAGCCGCCCGCGAAAAGGTCGATGCCGGGTTCACCGCGCTCAAGATGAACGGAACAGCGAAGGTTCGCCACATCGACACGCCTGCCGTGGTCGATGATGCGGTACGACGGCTGTCGGAGGTTCGGGATACCGTCGGCGAGGATATCGATATCGCCGTCGACTTCCACGGCCGGGTTTCGAAGTCGATGGCCAAACGCCTCGTGGAAGCGCTGGACCCCTACGATCCGATGTTCATCGAAGAGCCTGTACTTCCGGAGCACGAGGAGGCGCTCCCGGCGATCGCCGAATGTACGACGACGCCCATCGCTACCGGAGAACGCATGTTCTCGCGGTGGGATTTCAAAAACCTTCTCGAACAGGGCGTCGTCGATCTGATCCAGCCCGACCTCAGTCACGCCGGCGGCATCACCGAGGTGCACAAGATCGCATCCATGGCAGAGGCGTACGACGTGGCCATCGCTCCGCACTGTCCACTCGGACCGATCGCATTGGCGTCGTGTGTCCAGGTGGACGCAACTTCGCCCAACGCCCTCATTCAAGAACAGAGTCTCGACATCCACTACAACGAGGGGAGCGACGAAACCGAATATCTGTCCGATCCGACCTTGTTCGAGTACGAAGAGGGCTACATCGATCTGCCGACCGAGCCAGGACTCGGCATCCGCATCGACGAGAAGACGGTGCGCGAACGCGCTCAGGAAGACGTCGACTGGCATAACCCCGTCTGGGAGTATCCGGACGGGAGCATTGCGGAGTGGTAA
- a CDS encoding ORC1-type DNA replication protein — MSDEEMLSWDETVFRDEHVFEIDYVPETFHHREEQTRQLQYALRPAVRGSRPLNVMVRGPSGTGKTTALQLLASDLQTHSNVNVAHVNCQVDSTRYAVFSRLFEEMFEYEPPTSGISFKKLFGQITDRLVEQEEVLAVALDDVNYLFYESEASDTLYSLLRAHEAHTGAKIGVILVSSDLDLDIIEELDTRVQSVFRPEEVYFPRYDEPELMDILQERVDRGFHEGVAGRDILDRVAELTAGTGGDVRVGIDLLRRAGLNAEMRASTTVEIEDIDRAYDKSKYIHLSRRLRDLSDTEIALVKAIAEHNGERAGVVYESFEDRTGLGYTRYSELINKLDQLDLIDAEYTSVDGRGRSRKLSLTYEESAVRERIE, encoded by the coding sequence ATGTCGGACGAAGAGATGCTGTCGTGGGACGAAACCGTGTTTCGGGACGAACACGTCTTCGAGATCGACTACGTCCCCGAAACCTTCCACCACCGGGAAGAACAAACACGACAGCTCCAATACGCCCTGCGTCCCGCCGTCCGGGGCTCGCGTCCACTGAACGTGATGGTACGAGGACCGTCAGGAACGGGAAAAACCACAGCATTACAACTGCTCGCGTCCGATCTCCAAACACATTCGAACGTAAACGTTGCACACGTGAACTGTCAGGTCGATTCGACCCGATACGCGGTCTTCTCGCGGCTGTTCGAGGAGATGTTCGAGTACGAACCGCCCACGAGCGGTATCTCGTTCAAAAAGCTGTTCGGACAGATCACCGACCGCCTCGTCGAACAAGAGGAAGTACTTGCTGTCGCGCTCGACGACGTGAACTACCTGTTTTATGAGAGTGAAGCGTCGGACACCCTCTATTCGCTCTTGCGCGCACACGAAGCCCACACAGGGGCGAAGATCGGCGTGATCCTCGTCTCCTCGGATTTGGATCTCGACATCATCGAAGAGCTCGACACGCGCGTTCAGAGCGTGTTTCGACCCGAAGAAGTGTACTTCCCACGGTACGACGAACCAGAATTAATGGATATCTTACAAGAACGGGTCGACAGGGGCTTTCACGAGGGCGTCGCCGGGAGGGATATCCTCGACCGGGTAGCGGAGCTTACCGCCGGAACGGGGGGTGACGTTCGGGTCGGAATCGATCTTCTCCGACGGGCCGGGTTGAATGCCGAAATGCGCGCAAGCACTACGGTCGAGATCGAGGACATCGACCGAGCGTACGACAAATCGAAGTACATCCATCTATCTCGTCGGCTGCGAGATCTCAGCGATACCGAGATCGCGCTCGTCAAAGCGATCGCAGAGCACAACGGCGAGCGCGCGGGCGTGGTGTACGAGTCGTTCGAGGACCGAACTGGGTTGGGCTACACCCGGTACTCCGAACTCATCAATAAACTTGATCAGCTCGACCTCATCGACGCGGAGTATACGAGCGTCGACGGGCGCGGACGGTCGCGTAAGCTATCGCTAACGTACGAAGAATCCGCCGTGCGCGAACGCATCGAGTGA
- a CDS encoding ArsR/SmtB family transcription factor: MSLLPLRGETQSTPNEPRVLGLDNEAAEEAFETLTASTTRKVLSIIYEQPSTPTEIRDEIDTSLQNVHYHLGKLEDAGLIEPSGVGYSEKGTEMTVYAPANEAVVLFAGRKSDRLRLRDFLRRALGAVVVLAGVSTLFSFLFTVNKMGASTAQLFVADSVLMFLVGGLFSIFVIGVLWYFDQ; encoded by the coding sequence ATGAGTTTGTTGCCGCTACGTGGGGAGACACAATCGACCCCAAACGAGCCGCGCGTTCTCGGTCTCGACAATGAGGCGGCGGAGGAGGCCTTCGAGACGTTGACGGCCTCAACAACCCGGAAAGTGCTTTCGATCATCTATGAACAGCCATCGACTCCCACAGAGATCCGAGATGAGATCGATACGTCACTACAGAACGTCCACTATCATTTGGGGAAGCTAGAGGACGCGGGACTCATCGAGCCGTCCGGTGTCGGCTATTCGGAGAAAGGAACGGAGATGACCGTGTATGCGCCGGCGAACGAGGCGGTAGTGTTGTTCGCTGGCCGCAAGTCCGACCGGCTTCGTCTCCGTGATTTCCTTCGCCGGGCGCTGGGTGCGGTCGTCGTGCTCGCCGGGGTGAGCACCCTCTTCAGCTTCCTGTTCACCGTGAATAAAATGGGGGCGTCCACCGCCCAGCTCTTCGTGGCCGATTCGGTGTTAATGTTCCTCGTGGGCGGTCTCTTTTCGATCTTCGTTATCGGTGTATTGTGGTATTTCGATCAGTGA
- the glpA gene encoding anaerobic glycerol-3-phosphate dehydrogenase subunit GlpA: MVDAPAVLVIGGGSTGCGIARDLAMRGFDVTLVEKGNLTNGTTGRMHGLLHSGGRYAVSDQASAKECIKENRVLRDIASHCVEMTEGLFIQRPEDSDAYFQEKLQGCRECDIPATVLSAEETKAKEPAVAGDIERSIAVPDGAIDPFRLCVANALSAQRHGARIETHAEVTDVLVEDDTVVGCVVRHDTGPGKRTHRTPGTTEEIRADYVVNATGAWAGQIGDLAGVDIEVRPSKGAMVIMNVRQVDTVINRCRPKGDADIIVPHETTAILGTTDEEVDDPEEYPEEQWEVDLMIEELSELVPILRESRTIRSFWGVRPLYEPPGTGTTDPTDITRDFFLLDHKERDGLAGMTSIVGGKFTTYRMMAERITDHVCEQFGIRADCRTADEPLPGSEDFEVLRDHMEAFGLRSPIGRRSTQRLGSRAEKVLTTDGPNPVLCECEAVTRAEIQDAIDQSGTDLNAVRIRTRASMGNCQGGLCCHRMANELHPEHEEPTVRTALDELYQERWKGQRHALWGEQLSQAMLNHVLHGTTMNRDHDPARQETLDFDAFDTGTDRTRDSNGD; this comes from the coding sequence ATGGTAGATGCTCCGGCGGTGCTCGTGATCGGAGGGGGCTCAACCGGCTGTGGGATCGCCCGTGATCTCGCGATGCGGGGATTTGACGTCACGCTCGTGGAGAAAGGCAACCTCACGAACGGGACGACCGGACGGATGCACGGGTTGCTCCACAGCGGTGGGCGGTACGCCGTCTCCGACCAAGCCAGCGCCAAAGAGTGTATCAAGGAGAACCGCGTCCTGCGCGACATCGCCAGTCACTGTGTGGAAATGACGGAGGGGTTGTTCATCCAGCGGCCCGAAGACTCCGACGCGTACTTTCAAGAGAAGTTACAGGGGTGTCGTGAGTGTGACATCCCGGCGACCGTGCTCTCAGCGGAGGAAACCAAAGCGAAAGAGCCGGCGGTGGCTGGGGACATCGAACGGTCGATCGCCGTTCCCGACGGGGCGATCGACCCGTTTCGGCTCTGTGTCGCCAACGCTCTCAGTGCCCAACGACACGGGGCGCGCATCGAGACGCACGCAGAGGTCACCGACGTGTTGGTCGAAGACGACACCGTTGTCGGATGTGTGGTGCGCCACGACACTGGCCCGGGAAAGCGCACCCACCGAACACCGGGAACGACCGAGGAGATCCGGGCGGACTACGTCGTGAACGCCACCGGAGCGTGGGCCGGTCAGATCGGCGATCTGGCAGGTGTCGATATCGAGGTTCGTCCCTCGAAAGGGGCGATGGTAATCATGAACGTTCGGCAGGTCGATACGGTGATCAACCGCTGTCGTCCAAAAGGCGATGCGGATATCATCGTGCCTCACGAGACGACGGCGATCCTCGGAACGACCGACGAGGAGGTGGACGATCCGGAAGAGTATCCCGAAGAACAGTGGGAGGTTGATCTGATGATCGAAGAGCTGTCGGAACTGGTTCCCATCCTTCGGGAGTCTCGGACTATCCGCTCGTTTTGGGGAGTTCGGCCGTTGTACGAACCGCCGGGAACGGGGACGACAGATCCGACGGACATCACGCGGGATTTCTTCCTGTTGGACCACAAAGAACGCGACGGGCTGGCGGGGATGACCAGTATCGTCGGTGGGAAGTTTACCACCTATCGGATGATGGCCGAACGGATCACCGATCACGTGTGTGAACAGTTCGGGATCAGGGCCGACTGCCGGACCGCTGACGAACCCTTGCCCGGCAGTGAGGATTTCGAGGTACTCCGAGACCACATGGAGGCGTTCGGACTCCGCTCTCCGATCGGCCGCCGGAGCACTCAGAGACTCGGCAGTCGCGCCGAGAAAGTGCTGACGACCGACGGTCCCAATCCCGTGTTGTGTGAGTGTGAGGCGGTAACGCGCGCGGAGATACAGGATGCGATCGATCAATCCGGGACGGATCTCAACGCCGTCCGAATCCGGACCCGTGCCTCGATGGGCAACTGTCAAGGTGGGCTGTGTTGTCATCGAATGGCGAACGAACTCCACCCCGAACACGAGGAGCCGACGGTTCGGACGGCACTCGACGAACTGTATCAAGAGCGTTGGAAGGGACAACGACACGCCCTGTGGGGCGAACAACTCTCCCAAGCGATGTTAAACCACGTCCTCCACGGCACGACGATGAACCGTGATCACGACCCTGCTCGACAGGAGACACTGGATTTCGACGCCTTCGACACGGGCACCGATCGAACGAGGGATTCGAATGGCGATTAG
- the glpB gene encoding glycerol-3-phosphate dehydrogenase subunit GlpB, protein MAISEDVVIVGGGLAGAISALSAAKAGVSVRLISHKESTLRHASGLIDVLGYPTEDDPPVVNPFDALDALPDSHPYSVVGEAEIREGLALFDEITGDLYAGDHTDRNALVPTQQGTVKPTARYPRSMATGIGNDRAMLLVGFESLPDFDAPLAADHLEAVGVPFASRGVTVRFPADLRADAKLTRFATALEREETTTALAETIEHHIDDAERVGFPALLGRDDCGSVRSTLESHLGIPVFELPGGPPSLPGLRLADRLFEALDSAGVHLSTGVPVVGHETEGDRISSVLVDRGSHTPQPYHASEFVLATGGLVGKGIDSDRNGVHEPIFDCHVPHPEDRYEWFLGEAFGDHPFARFGVVPDGKLRPVDTQGNLEYENLRAAGSVLGGANIAAEKSGSGISLATGALAGRLAAEAI, encoded by the coding sequence ATGGCGATTAGCGAAGACGTAGTCATCGTCGGCGGGGGGCTTGCCGGAGCCATCAGTGCCCTGTCGGCTGCTAAGGCTGGTGTGTCCGTCCGGCTGATCTCCCACAAAGAGAGCACGCTTCGCCACGCGAGCGGTCTCATCGACGTACTCGGCTACCCCACCGAGGACGACCCACCGGTCGTGAATCCGTTCGACGCGCTGGATGCCCTCCCCGACAGTCATCCGTACAGTGTCGTCGGAGAGGCGGAGATCCGGGAGGGTCTAGCGCTGTTCGACGAAATCACGGGCGATCTGTACGCCGGTGATCACACCGACCGAAACGCGCTAGTGCCGACACAGCAAGGAACAGTCAAACCGACGGCGCGGTATCCCCGGTCGATGGCTACCGGGATCGGGAACGATCGAGCAATGTTGCTCGTGGGATTCGAATCGCTGCCCGACTTCGACGCACCGTTGGCCGCCGACCATCTCGAAGCTGTGGGCGTTCCGTTCGCGTCCCGTGGGGTGACGGTTCGGTTCCCTGCGGATCTCAGGGCTGACGCGAAGCTTACCCGGTTTGCAACTGCCCTCGAACGAGAGGAAACGACGACGGCACTCGCCGAGACGATCGAACACCACATCGACGATGCCGAGCGCGTGGGGTTCCCGGCGCTGCTGGGCAGAGATGACTGTGGCTCGGTCCGATCCACCCTCGAATCCCATCTCGGGATCCCCGTCTTCGAACTGCCGGGAGGCCCTCCGAGCCTCCCCGGGCTTCGACTGGCGGATCGGCTGTTTGAGGCGTTAGACTCGGCTGGCGTGCACCTTTCTACCGGCGTTCCGGTCGTCGGCCACGAAACTGAGGGAGATCGCATCAGTTCGGTGCTCGTCGATCGAGGGAGCCACACCCCCCAACCCTACCACGCGTCGGAGTTCGTGCTCGCCACTGGGGGACTCGTCGGGAAAGGGATCGACTCCGACAGAAACGGTGTTCACGAACCGATCTTCGATTGCCACGTCCCCCATCCCGAGGATCGATACGAGTGGTTCCTGGGGGAGGCTTTCGGGGATCACCCGTTTGCCCGCTTCGGTGTCGTTCCGGACGGCAAACTCCGGCCAGTCGACACACAGGGCAACCTCGAATACGAAAATCTCAGAGCCGCGGGAAGCGTCCTCGGTGGCGCGAACATCGCGGCCGAAAAATCCGGCAGCGGAATTTCACTCGCAACCGGGGCACTCGCAGGACGACTCGCAGCCGAGGCGATCTGA